TTCCTCCACTTTAGGGGAACGCTGTAATTCCGTTGTCAGCTCTTCAACAGCGTTTTTAATTTTTGGACCTAATTCCTTAATACGCCTTGGAACATGGACACTCCATGTTTTATCACGAATAAAGCGTTTAATTTCACCTACAATAGTTGGGACAGCGAAGGATTCAAAGCTACGTCCAAATTCAGGATCAAACCGCCTTAAGGCAGCGAGTAAACCGATCATTCCTACTTGAATTAAATCTTCATCGTGTCTTTGGCCTTTAGAGAACTTTCGTGCTAATGAGTGAACTAAGTTTTCGAATTCTTTCACGAGTTTAGTTTGTAGCTCATCGTCACCTGTCCGCTGAAATTCTTCAATCCAATTGAGTACTTTTTCTTTGCTTTCGTTTTGTGACTTATTGCTGTTCCGGGACTTCTTCTGAGACTCTATCTCCATTCTGTTCCACCCCATCTCTTTGCAGGAACTTTGTCATGATAATCATAACACCGGACTCTCCTCTAATTTCTACTTCATCCATTAATGTTTCGATTAAAAAAAGCCCGAGGCCCCCTTCCTGCAGGTCTTCAATGGATTGCTCACTTTTTACAGGACCTCTTTCCTGTACAAGAAGATCAACGTCGATCGCACCTCCTTGATCAGAAACCACGAGTTCCAGGCGATCTTCATAAACACCAAAATTCAAATGCATGTTATTCGTATTCGATTCTTCCTTGTA
The DNA window shown above is from Salipaludibacillus agaradhaerens and carries:
- the sigB gene encoding RNA polymerase sigma factor SigB; amino-acid sequence: MEIESQKKSRNSNKSQNESKEKVLNWIEEFQRTGDDELQTKLVKEFENLVHSLARKFSKGQRHDEDLIQVGMIGLLAALRRFDPEFGRSFESFAVPTIVGEIKRFIRDKTWSVHVPRRIKELGPKIKNAVEELTTELQRSPKVEEIADHLNVSEEEVLETMEMGKSYQALSVDRSIEADDEGSAVTLLDLVGQSEEGYEQTDQQLLLEKAFSVLTEREKQILQLTYFENLSQKETGDALGISQMHVSRLQRRALQKLRESIRIEPTECL
- the rsbW gene encoding anti-sigma B factor RsbW; this translates as MARSSDFISMTVPAKPEYVGVVRLTVSGVANRLGYSYDDIEDIKIAVAEACTNVVNHAYKEESNTNNMHLNFGVYEDRLELVVSDQGGAIDVDLLVQERGPVKSEQSIEDLQEGGLGLFLIETLMDEVEIRGESGVMIIMTKFLQRDGVEQNGDRVSEEVPEQQ